A stretch of Bordetella genomosp. 13 DNA encodes these proteins:
- a CDS encoding thioesterase II family protein, producing the protein MPAFTLYCLPCAGASATMYQRWRRQVPSWLAIEPVELPGRGRRLNEAPIARMDALVDALAPEWLGRLQTPYALLGMSMGALIAYEFALLAARGGRPPQALFVAASAAPGTREDAARAALESEAELIAEMRALGGTSEAVFAEPELLGPALAALKADFRVCASARAALGPALDCPMHVYGGREDRISQSQLLAWQHATTSTCTLTWLAGGHFFMREQESDFLRHVVTAIGL; encoded by the coding sequence ATGCCCGCTTTTACGCTTTACTGCCTGCCCTGCGCCGGCGCCAGCGCCACGATGTATCAGCGCTGGCGCCGCCAGGTGCCGTCCTGGCTGGCCATCGAACCGGTGGAGCTGCCTGGGCGGGGCAGGAGGCTGAACGAAGCGCCGATCGCGCGCATGGATGCGCTGGTCGATGCGCTGGCTCCCGAATGGTTGGGCCGGCTGCAGACGCCGTACGCGCTGCTGGGCATGAGCATGGGCGCGCTGATCGCATACGAGTTCGCGCTGCTCGCGGCGCGCGGCGGGCGCCCGCCGCAGGCCCTGTTCGTCGCGGCCAGCGCCGCGCCGGGCACGCGGGAAGACGCGGCACGGGCAGCGCTGGAAAGCGAGGCCGAACTGATCGCCGAAATGCGGGCACTGGGCGGAACCTCCGAGGCGGTGTTCGCCGAGCCCGAGTTGCTTGGGCCGGCGCTTGCCGCGCTGAAGGCCGACTTCCGCGTGTGCGCCAGCGCGCGGGCAGCCTTGGGTCCGGCGCTCGACTGCCCGATGCACGTGTACGGCGGACGCGAGGACCGGATTTCGCAGTCGCAATTATTGGCATGGCAGCACGCCACCACATCCACCTGTACGCTCACCTGGTTGGCGGGCGGACATTTCTTCATGCGCGAGCAGGAAAGCGATTTCCTGCGGCACGTCGTGACTGCCATCGGGCTATAG
- a CDS encoding AMP-binding protein: MSNLVQCLRQHAARQPDRSALVVLQAGTPVGEYTYAELDARVRALAAYLQGRYAPGDRVLLLMHSGADYVTAFLACLYSGVIAVPAYPPAANRDQRGGRLAAIAADAEASAILTTAALAAQHAEALAVLGSELVEVDAVDPAAAGAWREYRPQDDDIAFLQYTSGSTANPKGVMVSHGNLMANEVAMQEGLGVREDDVYVNWLPLYHDMGLIGGLLQPLYRGIRVVLMPPQDFLERPLRWLQAIAQYGGTISGGPDFAFKLCAERVRPEQAETLDLSSWRLAFSGSEPVRHATLEAFVSALAPARFDPSAVFPCYGLAEGTLFVTGAGRGNGMTVTWSDAQVLAGGRIEPATQASVQATPLVSCGRTATHHAVRIVDPESGSPRGEGEVGEILFSGPSVTHGYWRNPTATASAFVDIEGTRWLRTGDLGALHDGALYVAGRSKDLIIVRGQNLYPQDLEQAVEDEVSSVRKGRVIAFAANVDGAERIGVAAEIGRTTQKTHAPGEIAAAIGRAVAQACGEVVHAIVLLNPGGLPKTSSGKLQRAACRQGWQEGTLDAYAQVTEQEWLAAQAQDHAPPATDLERSLAEVWAEGLGLSRVSVVDPFYALGGTSVSATQIAALAHERHGLDVPLRSFFEGATVREQARLLSAAPLRTQSEQASAIDELLDKLEA, translated from the coding sequence ATGTCGAATCTCGTCCAATGCCTGCGCCAGCACGCTGCCCGCCAACCTGATCGCAGCGCCCTGGTCGTGCTGCAGGCGGGCACGCCCGTCGGCGAGTACACCTATGCCGAACTCGACGCGCGCGTCCGGGCGCTGGCAGCGTACCTGCAAGGTCGCTATGCGCCGGGCGACCGTGTCCTGCTGCTGATGCATAGCGGCGCGGACTACGTGACCGCGTTCCTGGCCTGCCTGTACAGCGGCGTGATCGCCGTGCCCGCGTATCCCCCGGCGGCCAATCGCGACCAGCGCGGCGGCAGGCTGGCCGCCATCGCGGCCGATGCCGAAGCGAGCGCGATACTGACCACGGCGGCTTTGGCGGCCCAGCATGCCGAGGCGCTCGCCGTGCTGGGCAGCGAACTGGTCGAGGTCGATGCGGTCGACCCCGCGGCGGCCGGCGCCTGGCGCGAGTATCGGCCCCAGGACGATGACATCGCGTTCCTGCAGTACACCTCGGGGTCCACCGCCAACCCCAAGGGCGTGATGGTCAGTCACGGCAACCTGATGGCCAACGAGGTGGCCATGCAGGAAGGATTGGGCGTGCGCGAGGACGACGTCTACGTCAACTGGCTGCCGCTTTATCACGACATGGGGCTGATCGGCGGACTGCTGCAGCCGCTGTATCGCGGCATCCGCGTCGTGCTGATGCCGCCGCAGGATTTCCTGGAACGGCCGCTGCGCTGGCTGCAGGCGATCGCTCAGTACGGCGGCACGATCAGCGGGGGGCCCGACTTCGCGTTCAAGCTGTGCGCGGAGCGCGTGCGTCCCGAGCAGGCCGAGACGCTGGATCTGTCCAGCTGGCGGCTCGCCTTCTCGGGTTCGGAACCCGTGCGGCACGCCACGCTGGAGGCCTTTGTCTCCGCGCTCGCACCCGCCCGCTTCGATCCCTCGGCCGTGTTTCCGTGCTATGGCCTGGCGGAGGGCACGCTGTTCGTCACCGGCGCTGGCCGTGGGAATGGCATGACGGTGACATGGAGCGACGCGCAGGTGCTGGCGGGCGGACGCATCGAGCCGGCGACGCAGGCCAGCGTACAGGCCACGCCGCTGGTGTCGTGCGGCCGTACGGCGACGCATCATGCCGTACGCATCGTCGATCCCGAGAGCGGCAGTCCGCGCGGCGAAGGCGAGGTGGGCGAGATCCTGTTCAGCGGGCCCAGCGTGACGCACGGCTATTGGCGCAATCCCACGGCCACGGCCTCCGCCTTCGTCGACATCGAGGGTACGCGCTGGCTGCGCACCGGCGACCTGGGCGCGCTGCACGACGGCGCGCTGTACGTCGCCGGCCGCAGCAAGGACCTCATCATCGTGCGCGGACAGAATCTCTACCCGCAGGACCTGGAGCAGGCGGTGGAGGATGAAGTGTCCAGCGTACGCAAGGGGCGCGTGATCGCCTTTGCCGCCAATGTGGACGGGGCCGAACGGATCGGCGTCGCCGCGGAGATCGGGCGTACGACCCAGAAGACGCACGCGCCCGGCGAGATCGCGGCCGCCATCGGGCGCGCGGTGGCGCAGGCTTGCGGCGAGGTGGTACATGCCATCGTGCTGCTCAACCCCGGCGGCCTGCCCAAGACGTCCAGCGGCAAGCTGCAGCGCGCCGCCTGCCGCCAGGGCTGGCAAGAAGGCACGCTGGACGCCTATGCGCAAGTGACCGAACAGGAATGGCTGGCCGCGCAGGCCCAGGACCATGCGCCGCCCGCCACCGACCTCGAGCGCAGTCTCGCCGAGGTCTGGGCCGAGGGGCTGGGCCTGTCTCGCGTCAGCGTGGTGGATCCGTTCTATGCGCTGGGAGGCACGTCGGTCAGTGCGACGCAGATCGCCGCGCTGGCGCACGAGCGTCACGGCCTGGACGTGCCGCTGCGCAGTTTCTTCGAGGGCGCGACGGTGCGCGAGCAGGCGCGGCTGCTGTCGGCCGCACCGCTGCGCACGCAAAGCGAACAGGCCAGCGCCATCGACGAACTCCTGGACAAACTGGAGGCCTGA
- a CDS encoding TauD/TfdA family dioxygenase: MDQAVLRVASCPPKSGPDDSLLPLLFEPAYAGQSLVDAFDALAPRIADVLPEVGGVLLRGFAVPDVERFRAFAAAFGDPLLSYEFGSTPRSTVSAGIYTSTEYPAHQHIPLHNEQAYTREWPMRIWFHCVTAAAEGGQTPIADSRAIYRQMPDAIRERFAQGLIYVRNYGNGLDVPWQDVFNTEDPAAVEAYCAPRGITCEWKDDGELRTTQHCQGVARHPDTGDHVWFNQAHLFHVSNLAPEVRESLEDAVGVENLPRNVLYADGAPIPDADLDTVRRLLQEQTIVFDWRAGDVLMLDNMLAAHARTPFSGARKVVVAMARSYAGSA, translated from the coding sequence ATGGACCAAGCGGTGTTGCGGGTTGCGTCTTGCCCCCCCAAGAGCGGGCCTGACGATTCGTTGTTGCCCCTGTTGTTCGAGCCGGCCTATGCGGGCCAGAGCCTGGTCGATGCATTCGACGCGCTGGCGCCTCGGATCGCCGACGTGCTGCCGGAGGTGGGCGGCGTGCTGCTGAGGGGATTTGCCGTGCCCGATGTCGAACGCTTCCGCGCCTTCGCGGCCGCCTTCGGCGATCCTCTGCTGTCGTACGAATTCGGCTCCACTCCGCGCAGCACGGTGTCGGCCGGCATCTATACCTCCACCGAATACCCCGCCCACCAGCACATTCCCCTGCACAACGAGCAGGCCTATACACGCGAGTGGCCGATGCGCATCTGGTTCCATTGCGTGACGGCCGCCGCCGAGGGCGGGCAGACCCCGATCGCGGACAGCCGGGCCATCTATCGGCAAATGCCCGACGCCATACGCGAGCGCTTCGCGCAGGGCCTGATCTACGTCCGCAACTATGGCAACGGACTGGACGTGCCGTGGCAGGACGTCTTCAACACGGAGGACCCCGCCGCGGTGGAGGCGTACTGCGCGCCGCGCGGCATCACGTGCGAGTGGAAGGACGACGGCGAACTGCGCACCACGCAGCACTGCCAGGGCGTGGCACGCCACCCCGATACCGGCGATCACGTGTGGTTCAACCAGGCCCATCTGTTCCACGTGTCGAACCTTGCGCCTGAAGTGCGGGAGTCGCTGGAAGATGCGGTGGGCGTGGAGAATCTGCCCCGCAATGTGCTGTATGCCGACGGCGCGCCCATTCCCGATGCCGACCTCGACACCGTGCGCCGGCTCCTGCAGGAACAGACGATCGTCTTCGATTGGCGCGCGGGCGACGTCCTCATGCTGGACAACATGCTGGCCGCCCATGCGCGCACGCCATTCAGCGGAGCGCGCAAGGTCGTGGTCGCCATGGCCCGCTCCTACGCCGGATCGGCCTGA
- a CDS encoding MbtH family protein yields MSFDRDDITFHVVINDEDQYSIWPDFKPVPTGWRATDFSGDKAACLAHIEALWTDMRPASLRRFMDDGESVPA; encoded by the coding sequence ATGAGTTTCGACCGGGACGACATCACTTTTCACGTGGTGATCAACGACGAAGACCAATACTCCATCTGGCCCGACTTCAAACCGGTGCCGACAGGGTGGCGAGCGACCGATTTCAGCGGTGACAAGGCTGCCTGCCTGGCGCATATCGAAGCACTGTGGACCGACATGCGTCCCGCCAGCCTGCGCCGCTTCATGGACGACGGCGAATCGGTCCCCGCCTGA